From Astyanax mexicanus isolate ESR-SI-001 chromosome 16, AstMex3_surface, whole genome shotgun sequence, one genomic window encodes:
- the LOC103046488 gene encoding serine-rich adhesin for platelets: MAKVLHAILILIIASGSSLLALDGTTKPPSAVSAGSESSPSTLTTTANTKADNSLSSQATTQTSVSFPKSTHTPTASTATTTSPHQSNSSETTTHSNATGQHTASVTTSHAGNGSVSEQSTIKTTQVSRNDSTGTTVLKTTNLLSTKHSETTSTTKKVDTTTASASQGNSLAMNPGLVAVLCIFFIVLALVLVVVIAKVITAFRKPKFERLDDLPMGKISEDAPFARYPPK; encoded by the exons CCTTAGATGGGACAACAAAGCCTCCTTCAGCAGTATCTGCTGGGTCTGAGTCTTCTCCTTCAACACTGACCACAACAGCTAATACAAAAGCTGATAACAGTTTATCCTCACAAGCAACCACTCAAACCTCTGTTTCATTTCCAAAGTCGACTCATACTCCTACTGCAAGCACAGCCACCACGACTTCACCCCATCAGTCCAACAGTTCAGAAACAACCACCCATTCAAATGCGACTGGACAACATACAGCGTCAGTCACAACTTCACATGCAGGCAATGGCAGTGTATCCGAGCAGtcaacaataaaaacaacacaaGTGTCTAGAAACGACAGCACTGGAACTACCGTGCTGAAGACAACCAATCTGCTGTCTACTAAACACAGCGAAACaacttcaacaacaaaaaaagtggaCACAACCACTGCCTCAG CTTCGCAGGGAAACAGTTTGGCGATGAATCCAGGGCTCGTGGCTGTCCTGTGCATTTTCTTCATAGTTCTGGCTTTGGTGCTCGTGGTTGTGATTGCTAAGGTCATCACTGCCTTCAGGAAGCCGAAGTTTGAAAGGCTGGATGATTTACCTATG GGCAAGATAAGTGAGGATGCGCCATTTGCCCGATACCCACCAAAATAG